The Roseimicrobium gellanilyticum genome contains a region encoding:
- a CDS encoding heavy metal response regulator transcription factor, translated as MKILIVEDDRRSRDALAKGLRESGYVVNTADNGDAGLHAALDGAHDLIVLDVMLPQMDGWQVLERVRSRGINVPVLFLTARDAVPDRVRGLELGADDYMVKPFAWVEFLARVRTLLRRSPVTRSEIIKVADLELDLPRMKAKREGHLIDLTAKEFQLLSLLARRMGEVLSRTTIAELVWDINFTTDSNAVDVAMGRLRRKVDEPFKNRLIHTHRGLGYSLEDRGDA; from the coding sequence ATGAAGATACTGATTGTGGAAGATGACCGACGCAGTCGCGATGCCCTCGCGAAGGGCCTGCGGGAGTCCGGCTACGTGGTGAACACCGCTGACAATGGGGATGCCGGTCTGCATGCGGCCCTGGACGGCGCGCACGATCTAATCGTGCTGGATGTCATGCTGCCCCAGATGGATGGCTGGCAGGTGCTGGAAAGAGTGCGCTCCAGGGGAATCAATGTCCCCGTCCTCTTCCTCACGGCGCGGGATGCCGTGCCTGACCGCGTGCGTGGACTGGAGCTGGGTGCGGATGACTACATGGTGAAACCCTTCGCATGGGTCGAGTTCCTGGCACGCGTCCGAACGCTCCTGCGCCGCTCGCCTGTCACCCGCTCGGAAATCATCAAGGTGGCCGACCTGGAACTGGACCTGCCACGCATGAAGGCCAAGCGTGAGGGGCACCTGATTGATCTCACGGCAAAGGAGTTCCAGCTCCTCAGCCTCCTCGCGAGGCGCATGGGGGAGGTCCTCTCCCGCACCACCATCGCAGAGCTGGTGTGGGACATCAATTTCACCACCGACTCCAATGCGGTGGACGTGGCCATGGGACGTCTCCGGCGCAAGGTGGATGAACCCTTCAAGAATCGCCTCATCCACACGCATCGCGGCTTGGGATACAGTCTGGAGGACCGTGGAGATGCCTGA
- a CDS encoding ABC transporter ATP-binding protein yields MSVAPPSSLIQLKKLTKTYGRGDAAFQALRGVDLAINKGEFVAIMGPSGSGKSTLMNVLGCLDTPTTGNYLYQGIGVEELSPDQRSLLRRHALGFIFQGFNLLARTSALENVELPLLYRGISTRERHALAREALAAVGLPTKERNTPAELSGGQQQRVAIARAIVTNPSTLFADEPTGNLDSHTTEDVMHLLTRLNAERGITILLVTHEDDVAAYAQRVVRVKDGLIESDIINPKRTP; encoded by the coding sequence ATGAGCGTTGCTCCGCCCAGTTCACTCATCCAGCTCAAAAAGCTCACCAAGACCTATGGTCGTGGTGATGCCGCCTTCCAGGCGCTGCGTGGGGTGGACCTTGCCATCAACAAGGGTGAGTTCGTGGCCATCATGGGACCCAGCGGCTCCGGCAAGTCCACACTCATGAATGTACTCGGCTGCCTGGATACACCCACGACGGGAAATTACCTGTACCAAGGCATCGGTGTTGAGGAGTTGAGCCCTGACCAGCGCTCGCTCCTGCGCCGTCATGCCCTGGGTTTCATCTTCCAGGGGTTCAATCTGCTCGCACGCACCAGTGCACTGGAGAATGTGGAGCTGCCGCTGCTGTATCGCGGCATCTCGACGCGTGAGCGGCATGCTCTCGCGAGAGAAGCACTCGCCGCCGTGGGCCTGCCCACCAAGGAGCGCAATACCCCGGCGGAGCTCTCCGGTGGCCAGCAACAACGCGTCGCCATTGCCCGGGCCATCGTCACGAATCCCAGCACGCTCTTCGCGGATGAACCCACGGGGAACCTGGACTCCCATACCACGGAGGACGTCATGCACCTGCTCACGCGCCTGAATGCAGAGCGCGGCATCACCATCCTGCTCGTGACGCACGAGGATGATGTGGCGGCCTATGCCCAGCGCGTGGTGCGGGTGAAGGACGGGCTCATTGAGTCAGACATCATCAACCCGAAGAGAACGCCATGA
- a CDS encoding response regulator transcription factor encodes MRVLIIEDDPVLQRSLAATLREEDYAVDVASDGVEGLSKAEDGVYDAVLLDVMIPKLDGWAVLERLRARRNTPVLMLTARDAVRDRVKGLDSGADDYLTKPFEIEELLARLRSLIRRAAGHSNAVLEIGPLTIDTTSREVEISGKKIGLTAREYTLLEYLALHRGVVVSRTSLYEHLFDEEDSTLSNLLDVHVSNLRRKLGHEVITTRRGHGYCIP; translated from the coding sequence ATGCGTGTGCTCATCATCGAGGATGACCCGGTCCTGCAGCGTAGTCTTGCCGCCACCCTGCGTGAGGAAGACTACGCTGTCGATGTGGCCTCTGACGGTGTGGAAGGGCTCTCCAAGGCAGAGGATGGGGTGTATGATGCCGTGTTGCTCGATGTCATGATTCCAAAGCTCGATGGCTGGGCCGTGCTGGAGCGGCTCCGCGCACGCAGGAATACTCCCGTGCTCATGCTGACAGCCCGCGATGCCGTGCGTGATCGCGTGAAGGGACTCGATAGCGGTGCGGATGACTACCTGACCAAGCCCTTCGAAATCGAGGAGCTGCTGGCCCGGCTCCGTTCGCTGATACGCCGCGCCGCAGGCCACTCCAATGCCGTGCTGGAGATTGGCCCGCTGACGATTGATACCACTTCGCGTGAGGTCGAAATCTCCGGGAAGAAGATTGGCCTCACCGCGCGGGAGTACACACTGCTGGAGTATCTGGCCCTGCATCGAGGTGTGGTGGTCTCGCGCACCTCCCTCTACGAGCACTTGTTTGACGAGGAAGACAGCACCCTTTCGAACCTGCTTGATGTCCACGTTTCGAATCTCCGGAGGAAGCTGGGCCACGAGGTCATCACCACGCGCCGGGGTCACGGCTACTGCATCCCATGA
- a CDS encoding helix-turn-helix domain-containing protein encodes MVYSHQIKADDSTMAMKTMKHGVQETRDLLDTTQAMSRLGMSENQLARLRTSRRISYFKRGGRILYAPEEVERVLRESEVPALRPVVEVRGSEKG; translated from the coding sequence ATGGTGTATAGTCACCAAATCAAGGCTGACGATTCCACGATGGCGATGAAGACGATGAAGCACGGTGTGCAGGAAACGCGGGACCTGCTGGATACGACGCAGGCGATGTCCCGGCTGGGCATGAGTGAGAATCAGCTCGCCCGCCTGAGGACCTCGCGGCGCATCAGCTATTTCAAGCGTGGAGGCCGCATCCTCTATGCGCCAGAGGAGGTGGAGCGGGTGCTGCGCGAGTCTGAAGTGCCTGCGCTGAGGCCCGTGGTGGAGGTGAGGGGAAGTGAAAAGGGATAA
- a CDS encoding DNA primase family protein produces MTTPPTPDPLPPPDPNNPRDLRNTRAYRRGKEMERREREQQKLTITEPVPVPVPVTEENDGAVSVVVVNAADGVYNDHRNALEFLSLHHENVRFCWCRRQWVEWDGTRWEPDMGAGMQERARHFSETILQQAAECSYPTGKELMKRGRELGELAGFTALLKTARSDPRVSLDDMSVWDADLFLLGVKNGVVNLRDCSFHPAERDMMITKSAGVSYDAAATCPKWEAFVERVLPDPEVRHFMQVSAGYWLTGSTKAQCFWFLYGSGANGKTTFLETLYALSSSYSQKANGMLAEKPTDNNTLGELAKLPGVRLLVGQEVSDSMRLNESLVKDITGGETIGARHLYKPFFEFRPSCKLVMFGNHRPTISGTDGGIWRRVRLVPFTTIIPKEQQNDNLPEELLTELPGILNWCLRGLAHYHAHGLPMPPAVQEATETYREDSDVLGEFLQEATVRVQDLDEKVLLSGLYEKYQTWADDSGRRTQLNKQSLRKRMEDRGYVVKHTNKGKAICGLRLRSELDPFTQDPFE; encoded by the coding sequence ATGACGACACCTCCGACACCAGACCCTCTCCCACCGCCCGACCCCAACAATCCCCGCGACCTGCGCAACACACGCGCCTATCGACGGGGGAAGGAAATGGAGCGCCGCGAACGTGAGCAACAGAAGCTCACCATCACCGAGCCCGTGCCGGTGCCAGTGCCAGTCACGGAGGAAAACGATGGAGCCGTAAGTGTGGTCGTCGTCAACGCTGCGGATGGCGTGTATAATGACCATCGCAATGCGCTGGAGTTTCTGAGCCTGCATCATGAAAACGTGCGCTTCTGCTGGTGCAGGAGGCAGTGGGTTGAGTGGGATGGCACCCGCTGGGAGCCGGACATGGGCGCAGGCATGCAGGAGCGGGCGCGGCATTTCTCCGAGACAATCCTTCAGCAGGCGGCCGAGTGCAGCTACCCCACGGGCAAGGAGCTCATGAAGCGCGGCCGGGAGCTGGGAGAGCTTGCGGGATTCACCGCTCTGCTGAAGACAGCCCGCTCAGACCCGCGTGTGTCCCTGGACGACATGAGCGTGTGGGATGCGGACCTTTTCCTGCTCGGTGTGAAGAATGGCGTGGTGAATCTGCGCGACTGCTCCTTCCATCCTGCCGAGCGCGACATGATGATCACGAAGTCTGCCGGCGTTTCCTACGATGCTGCGGCGACGTGCCCGAAGTGGGAGGCGTTTGTGGAGAGGGTATTGCCCGACCCGGAGGTACGCCACTTCATGCAGGTGAGCGCGGGCTACTGGCTCACCGGCAGTACCAAGGCGCAGTGCTTCTGGTTTCTCTACGGTTCCGGCGCGAATGGCAAGACCACCTTCCTGGAGACGCTCTACGCACTCAGCAGCAGCTACAGCCAGAAGGCGAATGGCATGCTCGCGGAAAAACCCACGGACAACAACACCCTGGGTGAACTCGCGAAACTGCCCGGTGTGCGCCTGTTGGTGGGGCAGGAAGTCAGCGACAGCATGCGGCTCAATGAATCTCTCGTGAAGGACATCACAGGTGGGGAAACCATCGGTGCCCGGCATCTCTACAAGCCCTTCTTTGAGTTCCGTCCTTCGTGCAAGCTGGTCATGTTCGGCAATCACCGCCCCACCATCTCCGGGACGGACGGCGGCATCTGGCGTCGCGTGCGCCTGGTGCCCTTCACCACCATCATCCCCAAAGAGCAGCAGAACGACAATCTCCCGGAGGAGCTGCTCACGGAGCTCCCCGGCATCCTGAACTGGTGCCTGCGTGGACTGGCCCACTACCACGCCCATGGCCTGCCCATGCCACCCGCCGTGCAGGAGGCCACGGAGACCTATCGTGAGGATTCGGACGTGCTCGGTGAGTTCCTCCAGGAGGCGACGGTGCGTGTGCAGGACCTCGACGAGAAGGTGCTGCTGAGTGGGCTGTATGAGAAGTACCAGACGTGGGCTGACGACAGTGGCAGGCGCACCCAGCTCAACAAACAATCTCTCCGCAAACGGATGGAGGACCGTGGGTATGTCGTGAAGCACACGAACAAGGGCAAGGCCATTTGCGGACTCCGTTTACGCAGTGAACTGGACCCCTTCACCCAAGACCCTTTTGAGTGA
- a CDS encoding heavy metal sensor histidine kinase: MPDPPAPSSRPKRAIGLTTRLVAGYMLVALITTTAGAIFLYHGLHESYAEEDTEFLNTHIKSLREELAKRPTPPMTKDMIVNSYSHRNMEAQYGQISTRRGQVMMQSPGFTDIVPDVTAFPPPVSEHEDIKEARYYRKSPTSPLMMLTSAMVRREQTDALFIYRVALDVSHIEGWMAEFRNQLIGVVLAGTTLSGLLAWVLTRQGLRPLQDITAAMRRVGASGLDGRLGHNPWPKELAATADEFDLMLERLRDSFMRLSRFSADAAHEFRTPLNSLMISTSLMLSHDRDSEEYRQALTANLEQYERLKSMVDSLLFIARADNAETVLTKSDINMVTLGTEVLDFFSALAEDRGITTEVIGNGTAYGDATLLRLAISNLVSNALRHTAAGGRVSITVEESADTCSIEVSDTGVGIAPEHLPRLFDRFYRVDAARTADDGEKGVGLGLPLVKTIAQLHGGLVTASSTPGKGTTMRLTVPRALRVEA, translated from the coding sequence ATGCCTGACCCGCCAGCGCCATCATCGCGGCCCAAGCGTGCCATTGGCCTGACCACGCGCCTTGTCGCAGGCTACATGCTGGTGGCACTCATCACCACCACCGCAGGCGCCATCTTCCTGTATCACGGCTTGCATGAAAGCTATGCGGAAGAGGACACCGAGTTTCTCAATACGCATATCAAGAGCCTGCGCGAGGAACTGGCCAAGCGTCCCACACCTCCGATGACGAAGGACATGATCGTCAACTCGTACAGCCATCGCAACATGGAGGCACAGTACGGTCAGATATCCACGCGGAGAGGGCAGGTCATGATGCAGTCACCCGGCTTCACGGACATCGTACCGGATGTCACCGCCTTCCCACCGCCTGTTTCGGAGCATGAGGACATCAAGGAAGCCAGATACTACCGGAAGTCGCCCACCTCTCCCCTGATGATGCTCACCTCTGCCATGGTGAGACGTGAGCAGACGGATGCGCTTTTCATTTACAGGGTGGCCCTGGACGTGAGTCACATCGAGGGATGGATGGCCGAATTCCGCAATCAGCTCATCGGCGTGGTGCTGGCTGGGACCACACTCTCCGGTCTGCTGGCATGGGTGCTGACCAGGCAGGGCCTGCGTCCGCTGCAGGATATCACGGCGGCCATGAGGCGCGTGGGAGCGAGCGGTCTGGATGGGCGTCTCGGGCACAATCCCTGGCCCAAGGAACTGGCAGCGACCGCAGACGAATTTGACCTCATGCTGGAGCGCCTGCGTGACTCCTTCATGCGGCTCTCCCGCTTCTCCGCCGATGCCGCTCACGAGTTCCGCACCCCGCTGAACAGCCTCATGATTTCCACCAGCCTCATGCTGTCCCACGACCGGGACAGCGAGGAATACCGCCAGGCGCTCACGGCAAACCTTGAACAGTATGAGCGGCTCAAGAGCATGGTGGACAGCCTGCTCTTCATCGCCCGTGCGGACAATGCCGAGACCGTACTCACCAAGTCGGACATCAACATGGTCACCCTCGGCACTGAGGTGCTGGATTTCTTCTCCGCACTGGCGGAAGATCGCGGCATCACGACCGAGGTCATTGGCAACGGTACCGCTTACGGCGATGCCACGCTGCTGAGGCTGGCCATTTCCAATCTGGTCTCCAATGCGTTGCGCCACACCGCAGCGGGTGGCCGGGTAAGCATCACCGTGGAGGAGTCTGCTGACACTTGCAGCATCGAAGTCTCCGACACCGGAGTAGGCATCGCGCCGGAGCATCTGCCGCGCTTGTTTGACCGGTTCTACCGGGTGGATGCCGCGCGCACGGCAGACGATGGGGAGAAAGGCGTGGGCCTCGGCCTCCCTCTCGTGAAGACCATCGCACAGTTGCACGGCGGCCTCGTGACCGCCAGCAGCACGCCAGGCAAGGGCACCACGATGCGCCTCACTGTGCCGAGGGCGCTGCGGGTGGAGGCGTAG
- a CDS encoding sensor histidine kinase yields MRFPLRSIRWRLQIWHGLILLLVVLGFCMPAYQLAHDNQLQRIDKDLTMRERTLIRSLMDILRPAAPGENANDKRLLSFSEFVEKLRTGPITLPPNVAALFHGTEPGHAYFSIRDKEGRVLLQSDNVPGDLEFLPVTREEMVERSVTVGSRRELHRSSAIGFRVVVGRDITPDLEEMRRLGLSVLTAVGGVSLLALVGGSWLVGRAIRPIKDISHTATRIAEGNLEERINIADTASELGKLSEVLNGTFERLHEAFERQKQFTADASHELRTPITILITESQRILKRERTPEEYREVIHTCLDTSQRMSALVEALLVLARQDSSETSTYRELCNLADITGDIVRRQMPLAKELGVELSCTLDPACCEGISTELSILISNLVNNALHHHHAGGGHVWVTTGERDGHACVTVRDDGPGIPAEDLPHLFERFYRVDKARSRELGRSGLGLAIAKAIADNHQAKITATSEHGKGATFELKMRAAKTGSRDGNKEL; encoded by the coding sequence ATGAGATTCCCGCTGAGATCCATCCGCTGGCGCTTGCAGATATGGCATGGGCTGATTCTGCTGCTCGTGGTGCTGGGCTTCTGCATGCCGGCGTACCAACTGGCTCATGACAACCAGCTCCAGCGCATCGACAAAGACCTGACGATGCGGGAGCGCACGCTTATACGCTCGCTGATGGACATCCTGCGTCCCGCTGCACCGGGAGAGAATGCGAACGACAAGCGGCTGCTTTCATTTTCGGAATTCGTGGAAAAACTCCGTACAGGTCCCATCACCCTGCCGCCGAATGTGGCCGCACTTTTCCACGGCACCGAGCCCGGCCATGCCTACTTCAGCATCCGGGACAAGGAAGGCAGGGTCCTGTTGCAAAGTGACAACGTCCCGGGCGACCTTGAGTTTCTACCTGTGACTCGGGAGGAGATGGTGGAGCGCTCGGTGACCGTGGGCAGCAGGAGGGAGCTGCACCGCAGCAGCGCCATCGGCTTTCGCGTGGTGGTGGGGAGGGACATCACGCCTGACCTTGAGGAAATGCGACGACTCGGTCTCTCCGTGCTCACAGCCGTGGGTGGTGTGAGCCTTCTGGCTTTGGTGGGAGGCTCGTGGCTCGTCGGCAGAGCCATCCGCCCCATCAAGGACATCAGCCACACCGCGACGCGCATTGCCGAGGGCAATCTGGAAGAGCGCATCAACATCGCCGATACCGCGAGCGAACTGGGCAAACTGAGCGAGGTGCTCAATGGAACCTTCGAGCGGCTGCATGAGGCCTTCGAGCGGCAGAAGCAATTCACTGCGGATGCCTCGCATGAGCTGCGCACGCCCATCACCATCTTGATCACGGAGTCCCAGCGCATCCTGAAGCGCGAGCGAACCCCGGAAGAGTATCGCGAGGTGATACACACGTGTCTGGACACCTCCCAGCGCATGTCTGCCCTGGTGGAAGCGCTGCTGGTGCTGGCACGGCAGGACTCCAGCGAAACCTCCACCTACCGCGAGCTTTGCAATCTGGCGGACATCACAGGCGATATCGTGCGGAGGCAGATGCCCCTGGCAAAGGAGCTGGGCGTGGAACTCTCCTGCACCCTCGACCCGGCCTGTTGCGAAGGCATCAGCACCGAGCTTTCCATCTTGATCTCCAATCTCGTGAACAACGCCCTCCACCACCATCACGCCGGCGGCGGCCATGTCTGGGTGACCACGGGCGAGCGCGACGGCCATGCCTGCGTGACCGTGCGCGACGATGGCCCCGGCATCCCCGCGGAAGACCTGCCACACCTCTTCGAACGTTTCTACCGCGTGGACAAAGCCCGCTCCCGCGAACTCGGTCGCAGCGGCCTCGGCCTCGCCATTGCGAAGGCGATTGCAGACAACCACCAGGCAAAAATCACCGCCACGAGTGAGCACGGGAAAGGTGCGACCTTTGAGCTGAAGATGCGCGCGGCCAAGACGGGGTCGCGGGATGGGAACAAGGAGCTGTGA
- a CDS encoding glycosyltransferase family 39 protein: protein MSALTNLDAVIFHLINHTAANGFLDAVMTFMSGNAAFFPLLLVLSVCIVRQGGARGLALVLVAAAAVLAASSLVCEPMKEYFARPRPAMVLADVRIVHGNGSGMHSMPSCHSMNWGALAMVAWLFWRRSWMFMVPLAFLVGVSRVYLGVHYPSDVVVGWLTGGAIGAVVTGMALGMWRALGPIAFPAWWAHSPSLLKHKEPIVLAEPRRASAITWRNATFLLLLSLLAGRLAYIASGIIELSEDEAYQWMWSQRLDWAYYSKPPLIAWVQWLGTHLWGSTAFGVRFFSPVFAFIFGVVVWLFLRKRTDERTAFWATMVFAATPLFAVGATLLTVDAPTVFFYTTSILAMWMAMEEDSTAWWVMAGSGMALGFLSKFFSPFLWVGFCLFLVWTPSYRTQLKRPGPWLALCLMALGVVPVLIWNSAHGWITLTHLQERGGLDRPASFNPASLTEFAGAVTVLLNPVFFLSVLAALWGFIRLKDKPALWKFLFCASVPVFVFYLFLACRAKAQPNWIAPAAPALFLLAILWWHHRSLGNPKVAQRWLAAGVVLGLPVVAILHETHLLHKAFGVTLNAKNDPLVRVRGGSDLAHLVEDQRARLEKDGAPVFIIADHYGRASLLNFYLPEARHMLPDGQLVYVQSSERPQNQYWFWPSYEHLTGENALFVMHSSNERRAPKRLRAEFESVESLGVFKVHWGKEVCDHVQLFACHKKRAIEDHAAHLAGKASGADHS from the coding sequence ATGTCTGCCCTGACGAATCTCGACGCGGTTATTTTCCACCTCATCAATCACACAGCGGCCAATGGCTTCCTGGATGCGGTGATGACCTTCATGAGTGGCAATGCCGCATTCTTCCCACTGCTGCTCGTGCTCAGCGTCTGCATCGTGCGCCAGGGAGGAGCGCGGGGGCTCGCCCTCGTTCTGGTCGCGGCGGCAGCCGTCCTCGCCGCGAGCAGTCTGGTGTGCGAACCCATGAAGGAGTACTTCGCCAGGCCGCGACCGGCGATGGTCCTTGCCGATGTGCGCATCGTTCATGGCAATGGCAGCGGCATGCACTCGATGCCTTCCTGCCACTCCATGAACTGGGGCGCGCTGGCGATGGTGGCATGGCTCTTCTGGAGGCGCTCGTGGATGTTCATGGTGCCGCTGGCCTTCCTTGTAGGCGTATCCCGAGTGTACCTCGGCGTGCACTATCCCTCGGATGTCGTGGTGGGCTGGCTCACGGGTGGCGCAATCGGAGCCGTAGTCACGGGGATGGCTCTGGGCATGTGGAGAGCGCTGGGACCCATTGCATTCCCTGCATGGTGGGCACACTCTCCTTCACTGTTGAAGCACAAAGAGCCCATCGTACTCGCGGAACCCAGACGCGCCTCCGCCATCACGTGGCGGAATGCGACCTTCCTGTTGCTCCTGTCACTGCTCGCCGGACGGCTTGCCTACATCGCCAGCGGCATCATCGAACTGAGCGAAGATGAAGCCTACCAGTGGATGTGGAGCCAGCGCCTGGACTGGGCCTACTACAGCAAGCCACCCTTGATCGCATGGGTGCAGTGGCTGGGCACCCATCTCTGGGGCAGCACGGCCTTTGGCGTGCGCTTCTTCTCTCCGGTGTTCGCGTTCATCTTCGGCGTGGTGGTGTGGCTCTTCCTGCGCAAGCGGACGGACGAACGCACGGCCTTCTGGGCCACGATGGTATTCGCTGCCACTCCCCTGTTCGCAGTGGGCGCCACGCTGCTCACCGTCGATGCACCCACAGTCTTCTTCTACACCACGTCCATCCTCGCCATGTGGATGGCGATGGAGGAGGACAGCACTGCATGGTGGGTCATGGCCGGAAGCGGCATGGCACTGGGGTTCCTGAGCAAGTTCTTCTCACCCTTTCTGTGGGTGGGTTTCTGCCTCTTCCTCGTGTGGACACCATCGTATCGCACACAACTCAAGCGGCCCGGTCCCTGGCTCGCCCTGTGCCTCATGGCGCTGGGAGTCGTGCCTGTCCTCATCTGGAACTCGGCGCACGGGTGGATCACCCTGACGCATCTGCAGGAGCGCGGTGGGCTTGACCGTCCCGCGTCGTTCAACCCGGCAAGCCTCACGGAGTTTGCAGGCGCAGTGACCGTGTTGCTCAATCCCGTGTTCTTCCTCTCCGTCCTCGCCGCCTTGTGGGGATTCATCCGGCTCAAGGACAAGCCTGCGCTGTGGAAGTTCCTCTTCTGCGCCAGCGTCCCTGTCTTCGTCTTCTACCTTTTCCTGGCATGCCGGGCCAAGGCCCAGCCAAACTGGATTGCACCCGCCGCGCCTGCGCTGTTCCTGCTGGCCATCCTGTGGTGGCATCACCGTTCGCTGGGCAATCCAAAGGTGGCGCAACGCTGGCTGGCAGCAGGCGTTGTCCTCGGCCTGCCCGTGGTGGCCATCCTTCATGAGACGCACCTTCTGCACAAGGCCTTTGGAGTGACGCTCAATGCCAAAAATGACCCACTCGTGCGTGTACGAGGCGGCTCGGATCTCGCTCACCTCGTGGAGGACCAGCGGGCCAGGCTGGAGAAGGATGGCGCTCCAGTCTTCATCATTGCCGACCACTACGGCCGCGCCAGCCTGCTGAACTTCTACCTGCCTGAAGCCCGCCATATGCTGCCGGATGGGCAGTTGGTCTATGTGCAGAGCTCAGAGCGCCCGCAGAACCAGTACTGGTTCTGGCCGTCCTACGAACATCTCACGGGAGAGAATGCGCTCTTTGTCATGCACTCATCGAACGAGCGCAGGGCTCCGAAGCGATTGCGCGCAGAGTTTGAATCCGTCGAGAGCCTTGGCGTGTTCAAGGTCCATTGGGGCAAGGAAGTCTGCGACCACGTGCAGCTCTTCGCATGCCATAAGAAGCGAGCCATCGAAGACCACGCAGCACATCTCGCGGGGAAAGCGTCGGGTGCCGACCACAGCTGA
- a CDS encoding ABC transporter permease → MLWNTLAIALREIRRNLTRSFLTVLGIIIGVAAVITMVTLGQGTTQMVKSQISNLGSNLIMLRPGSGFGPRSSSAGVPNFTIKDATAVGDQVPGIAAVAPVRTMTLSTIYFENARSTSITGSTSDYFSINKWTLAEGRLFGDVDYRSAKAVAVIGATVRRELFGNANPIGQKIRIGKTSVEVIGLLAAKGQMGMGDQDDTIIIPLSSLQRRLLGRTSARDITQIVISAEDDTDSNVIIAAITSLMRERRNLQPNENDNFFVMDTRQIAETLSSSTAMMTTLLAAVAGVSLLVGGIGIMNIMLVSVTERTREIGIRMAIGARAREVLLQFLVEAITLSSIGGVVGILLALGLCYGLAQLIQVPFMFNTKINFIAFLFSAAVGILFGFTPARRAAKLNPIDALRHE, encoded by the coding sequence ATGCTGTGGAATACCTTGGCCATCGCGCTCCGGGAAATCCGCCGCAATCTCACGCGGTCCTTCCTCACGGTGCTGGGCATCATCATCGGCGTGGCCGCCGTGATCACCATGGTCACGCTCGGTCAGGGCACCACGCAGATGGTGAAGAGCCAGATATCCAATCTCGGGAGCAATCTCATCATGCTGCGCCCGGGCTCCGGCTTCGGACCGAGGTCGTCCTCCGCAGGCGTGCCGAACTTCACCATCAAGGACGCCACCGCCGTGGGTGACCAGGTGCCCGGCATCGCCGCCGTGGCGCCCGTGCGCACCATGACACTGAGCACCATCTATTTTGAGAATGCACGCAGCACTTCCATCACCGGAAGCACGTCGGATTATTTCTCCATCAACAAGTGGACCCTTGCGGAGGGCCGCCTCTTCGGGGATGTGGACTACCGCTCTGCCAAGGCGGTGGCGGTCATCGGCGCCACGGTGCGGCGAGAACTCTTCGGCAATGCCAATCCCATCGGCCAGAAGATTCGCATTGGAAAAACTTCCGTGGAGGTCATCGGACTGCTCGCTGCGAAAGGGCAGATGGGCATGGGCGACCAGGATGACACCATCATCATTCCCCTCTCCAGCCTCCAGAGACGTCTGCTCGGACGCACCTCGGCCCGGGACATCACGCAGATTGTCATCTCCGCGGAGGACGACACGGACAGCAATGTCATCATTGCGGCCATCACCTCGCTCATGCGTGAGCGGCGCAATCTCCAGCCGAATGAGAATGACAATTTCTTCGTCATGGACACGCGCCAGATTGCGGAGACGCTGAGCTCCTCCACCGCCATGATGACCACGCTGCTCGCGGCCGTGGCCGGAGTGAGCCTGCTGGTGGGTGGTATTGGCATCATGAACATCATGCTCGTGTCGGTGACGGAGCGCACGCGGGAGATTGGCATTCGCATGGCCATCGGCGCACGGGCACGCGAGGTGCTGCTGCAGTTCCTTGTGGAAGCCATCACGCTGTCTTCCATCGGCGGTGTCGTGGGGATTCTGCTGGCGCTGGGCCTTTGCTACGGGCTGGCGCAGCTCATCCAGGTGCCTTTCATGTTCAACACGAAAATCAACTTCATCGCCTTCCTCTTCTCCGCTGCGGTGGGCATCCTCTTTGGGTTTACTCCGGCTCGCAGGGCGGCGAAGCTCAATCCCATCGACGCCCTGCGGCACGAGTGA